A single Primulina eburnea isolate SZY01 chromosome 11, ASM2296580v1, whole genome shotgun sequence DNA region contains:
- the LOC140805636 gene encoding uncharacterized protein, whose product MSSYAAEFSSSSNSESDSASNSESTSASGSESTSASNSESTSASGSKRSSESRNSLEDPEFTPEVEVVTHSRPGKEIRHVTQQMNISNADNLWYGHLSSHISFGSEPKIRTMWHIPSSHQIIIPTPDDRPYLAPKGCYTFFQHHFDAGLRFPLDDFLQKLSNYYKMHLGLLTPNALRSICCLIVLFRALDLPLSCTTFSYFLVLAKSKEGPFYVISQSNRKLFDGAPSHVKDWKKYFFFIQPPEELTCSTDWCPNFTKPELSKDYKKDKDYLHIMSVLGDRCFSIPQLLSEDLLCHVGLSPAKIKLKEDAGTRVMNALFLRELSKTKAGGSSSAPQKSITPTVTAGTKRDCSVAEKKKTGSCSTTAQKSASSPTAAVKKKKTGSSSSAPKRASSPPPRAKSPPPSGKQKVSVDPSPSVPHHGKRKISEISVVSVSSPEGSESDEEPPPASGVHPLYTSATAIVGRGPTQLAQKIMYQLPSEADAAFINSLGWSDLTRRTCSSITEGMMYIGELVERANATRSTACQDLREGMALREQLQATIDEMKATHAKELSESQARGDEFLKEKQELLKEKHELQRLTEDQAKDIQKLKTDLKDSQAELEDAKVRHAAEVSSFKEEFLKSEEFVEICGPKAFHYLGVGFEGAVGLFHAQGYPPPGAPTDFIDFESFISSLPPDS is encoded by the exons ATGTCTTCCTATGCTGCCGAGTTTAGTTCTTCGAGCAATTCCGAGTCTGATTCCGCGAGTAATTCTGAGTCTACTTCCGCGAGCGGTTCTGAGTCTACTTCCGCGAGTAATTCTGAGTCTACTTCCGCGAGCGGTTCCAAGAGGTCTAGCGAGTCTAGGAATTCCTTAGAAGATCCTGAATTTACCCCTGAGGTAGAAGTCGTCACTCATAGCCGCCCTGGTAAGGAGATTCGCCATGTAACCCAACAAATGAACATATCTAATGCAGACAACTTGTGGTATGGTCATCTGTCATCCCACATCTCTTTCGGTAGCGAACCCAAAATTAGGACTATGTGGCATATTCCCTCTTCTCACCAGATCATAATTCCTACCCCCGACGACCGTCCCTATTTAGCTCCCAAGGGTTGTTATACATTCTTCCAGCACCATTTCGATGCAGGTCTGCGCTTTCCACTAGATGATTTCCTTCAGAAGCTGAGCAATTATTATAAGATGCATTTAGGTTTACTCACTCCCAATGCTCTCCGCTCAATATGCTGCCTCATCGTGTTATTCCGGGCTTTAGATCTTCCTTTAAGTTGCACTACCTTCTCCTACTTCCTTGTCTTAGCCAAGTCAAAAGAGGGACCCTTCTATGTGATTTCCCAGTCTAACCGCAAGCTTTTCGATGGGGCTCCTAGTCATGTGAAGGACTGGAAAAAATACTTTTTCTTTATCCAGCCACCGGAAGAACTGACTTGTTCCACTGATTGGTGCCCTAACTTCACTAAGCCTGAGCTTTCAAAGGATTATAAGAAAGATAAGGATTATCTACACATAATGAGTGTATTAGGAGACCGATGCTTTAGCATCCCCCAACTTCTATCTGAAGATCTCCTGTGCCACGTCGGGTTAAGTCCCGCGAAAATTAAGCTGAAGGAGGATGCTG GTACTAGAGTCATGAACGCCCTATTTCTCCGTGAGCTCTCCAAGACAAAGGCCGGGGGTTCCTCATCAGCACCCCAGAAGTCCATTACCCCGACAGTCACGGCGGGCACAAAAAGAGATTGTTCTGTCGCTGAGAAAAAGAAAACAGGTTCCTGCTCTACTACTGCGCAGAAGTCCGCTAGCTCCCCTACTGCTGctgtgaagaagaagaagacggGCTCCTCCTCCTCTGCCCCAAAGCGAGCCTCCTCTCCACCTCCTCGCGCCAAGTCCCCTCCTCCGTCCGGTAAACAAAAGGTGTCTGTTGATCCTAGCCCGTCAGTCCCCCATCATGGTAAACGCAAGATTTCAGAGATCTCAGTAGTGTCGGTCTCTTCTCCAGAAGGATCTGAGTCCGATGAGGAGCCCCCTCCTGCATCAGGGGTACATCCTCTATACACATCAGCTACAGCCATTGTGGGGCGAGGTCCTACTCAGCTGGCTCAAAAGATAATGTATCAGCTTCCTTCCGAAGCGGATGCAGCATTCATTAATTCACTGGGGTGGTCTGACCTCACTCGCCGGACATGCAGCAGCATCACTGAG GGCATGATGTACATAGGGGAGTTGGTGGAGCGTGCCAACGCCACTCGATCTACTGCCTGCCAAGACTTGCGCGAGGGCATGGCTCTTCGTGAACAGCTCCAAGCTACTATCGATGAGATGAAAGCGACACACGCTAAGGAGCTTTCGGAGTCCCAAGCTCGGGGTGACGAGTTTCTGAAGGAAAAACAAGAGCTTCTGAAAGAGAAACACGAGCTCCAGCGACTGACAGAAGACCAAGCTAAAGACATCCAGAAGTTAAAGACAGATTTAAAGGATTCACAAGCTGAGCTCGAAGATGCCAAGGTGCGACACGCTGCAGAAGTTTCCTCCTTCAAAGAGGAATTTCTCAAATCCGAAGAATTTGTCGAGATCTGTGGCCCGAAAGCTTTTCACTACCTGGGGGTGGGCTTCGAGGGTGCAGTCGGCCTTTTCCATGCTCAGGGCTATCCTCCGCCAGGCGCCCCTACTGACTTTATCGACTTCGAGAGCTTCATATCGAGTCTCCCCCCCGATTCCTAG